The Mercurialis annua linkage group LG8, ddMerAnnu1.2, whole genome shotgun sequence genome window below encodes:
- the LOC126660297 gene encoding pentatricopeptide repeat-containing protein At1g10270: MSIHRLLRRTTTTTTYQPLLRTLHYLTLSPTTAQTPNLNSNSNFISPPFSRTYAFSSAEEAAAERRRRKRRLRIEPPLHALQRNPNPPQRDPNAPRLPDSTNALVGPRLNLHNRVQSLIRAFDLDNASLLARNAVYSRTRPTVFTCNAIIAAMYRAKRYNDAITLFKFFFEQHNIVPNVVSYNNLINAHCDEGRVDTGMEIYRHIIANAPFSPSPVTYRHLTKGLIDVGRVEDAVDLLREMLNKGHGADSLVYNNLIKAFLELGNLEKANEFFTELTDRCLWYDGTINASYMDWWFKQGKDKEAMDNYKSYLDRKLKIPPPTGNALLEVLLKYGKKEAADAMFELLLDNHTPPTNQGVNSETISIMVNHCFKEGKFDEVISTFRKVGTKAGSKPFQMDVAGYNNIIVRFCENEMLSEAENFFTELCSKSLSPDVTCYRSLIDAYLKVERIDDALRLLNKMVHENLWVVASYATKVFGELIKNGKAVECAQLLTKMGERDPKPDPSVYDVVVRGLCDAGAFDTGSDMLEQMMKYRVVVPPSLKKVVTEAFTSIGKSQDIERVFDENRWRNTSPPPRVQRQPQMPWGPPQMAREQSPSYPEQQPFGNQQMAGPVPSGSPQIVGQQPLGSYNHAGQQSSWFSPIRQQSSSPHQSAGQQSSGPHQSAGLQSSGPHQSGGQQSSGPHQSAGQQSSGPHQFAGQQSSWSSQIGLQQVAGPTPSGSSQIAEKQLLGSHSHSAAEQHSWWSSPTGQQSTGSHQYAGQQSSWSSQVGQQQMTEPMTSRSSQFSGQQQSGPINTARQHPSWSHPIGQESSRSHQPAGQQPSWSSQVGQQPSHSFQIGQQPPMYSQGAGQHSSWSSEMEGQHSSWSSEMGGQQSTWSSRAEGQPPLWSSQIGGQQPSPGSQMRIEQASGITNMVRHQPNESRQMSGQFDSMVGQQPNGPQEMAGQSSPEPIEWQARQAAV, translated from the exons ATGTCCATCCACCGCCTCCTCCGCCGCACCACTACCACCACCACCTATCAACCCCTCCTCCGTACCCTCCACTACCTCACTCTCTCGCCCACCACCGCACAAACCCCAAACCTAAACTCCAATTCTAACTTCATTTCCCCGCCCTTTTCTCGCACCTACGCCTTCTCCTCCGCCGAAGAAGCCGCCGCAGAACGCCGAAGACGCAAACGCCGTCTCCGAATTGAACCTCCGCTCCACGCTCTTCAACGGAACCCTAACCCTCCTCAACGTGATCCAAACGCGCCACGATTGCCAGATTCTACCAATGCATTGGTTGGCCCGCGGCTCAATCTGCATAACCGCGTCCAGTCACTGATTCGAGCTTTTGATCTCGATAACGCGTCTTTATTAGCTCGAAATGCGGTATATTCTAGAACTCGGCCTACTGTTTTCACTTGTAATGCTATAATTGCTGCTATGTATAGAGCTAAACGGTATAATGATGCTATTACTTTGTTTAAGTTTTTCTTTGAGCAGCATAATATTGTTCCAAATGTTGTTTCGtataataatttgattaatgCACACTGCGATGAGGGTAGAGTTGATACGGGTATGGAGATTTATAGACATATAATTGCAAATGCTCCGTTTAGTCCTTCGCCCGTTACTTATAGGCATTTGACTAAGGGGTTGATTGATGTTGGTAGAGTTGAGGATGCAGTTGATTTGTTGAGGGAAATGTTGAATAAAGGCCATGGTGCGGATTCTTTAGTGTATAACAATTTGATCAAGGCATTTTTGGAACTGGGGAATTTAGAGAAGGCGAATGAGTTTTTCACTGAATTGACTGATAGGTGTTTATGGTATGATGGTACGATTAATGCTTCCTATATGGATTGGTGGTTTAAGCAAGGGAAGGATAAGGAGGCTATGGACAATTATAAGTCGTATTTAGATAGAAAATTGAAGATTCCACCTCCAACTGGAAATGCCCTTTTGGAGGTTTTGCTGAAGTATGGAAAGAAGGAGGCAGCAGATGCTATGTTTGAGCTTTTGTTAGATAATCATACGCCACCAACCAATCAAGGTGTGAATTCAGAGACTATTAGTATTATGGTGAACCATTGTTTTAAGGAAGGGAAGTTTGATGAGGTAATTAGTACATTCAGGAAGGTAGGGACAAAGGCTGGGTCAAAGCCTTTTCAAATGGATGTTGCTGgctataataatataattgtaaGGTTTTGTGAGAATGAGATGCTATCAGAAGCAGAGAACTTTTTTACAGAGCTTTGTTCAAAGTCCTTGTCTCCAGATGTTACGTGTTATAGATCATTGATCGATGCTTATCTGAAGGTAGAGAGGATTGATGATGCTTTAAGGCTGTTAAATAAAATGGTTCATGAAAATTTGTGGGTGGTAGCAAGTTATGCGACAAAGGTATTTGGTGAGTTGATTAAGAATGGAAAGGCAGTGGAGTGTGCCCAATTATTGACGAAAATGGGAGAGAGAGACCCAAAACCAGACCCTTCTGTCTATGATGTCGTGGTCAGAGGTCTTTGTGATGCAGGTGCTTTTGATACGGGCAGTGATATGTTGGAGCAAATGATGAAATATCGTGTTGTGGTTCCTCCTTCACTAAAGAAAGTTGTAACTGAGGCTTTTACAAGTATTGGAAAGAGTCAAGATATTGAGAGAGTTTTTGATGAAAATAGGTGGAGAAACACATCACCCCCCCCTAGAGTTCAAAGACAGCCTCAAATGCCATGGGGGCCTCCTCAAATGGCAAGAGAGCAATCACCTTCATATCCTGAACAGCAGCCATTTGGTAACCAGCAGATGGCAGGACCGGTGCCATCAGGGTCACCTCAAATTGTTGGACAGCAACCATTAGGTTCCTATAATCATGCAGGTCAACAGTCTTCGTGGTTTTCTCCAATTAGGCAACAGTCATCGAGCCCTCATCAATCTGCAGGGCAGCAATCATCGGGGCCTCATCAATCTGCAGGGCTGCAATCATCAGGGCCTCATCAATCTGGAGGGCAGCAATCATCGGGGCCTCATCAATCTGCTGGGCAGCAATCATCGGGGCCTCATCAATTTGCTGGGCAGCAATCATCATGGTCTTCCCAAATAGGTCTACAGCAGGTGGCAGGACCAACACCATCAGGATCATCTCAAATAGCTGAGAAGCAGCTGTTAGGATCTCATAGTCACAGTGCTGCAGAACAACATTCATGGTGGTCCTCTCCTACAGGACAACAGTCAACAGGGTCTCATCAATATGCAGGGCAGCAATCATCATGGTCATCTCAAGTAGGTCAGCAGCAGATGACAGAACCAATGACATCAAGATCGTCTCAATTTTCTGGGCAGCAGCAATCAGGACCTATTAATACCGCAAGACAACATCCATCTTGGTCCCATCCTATAGGACAAGAGTCATCAAGGTCTCATCAACCTGCAGGGCAGCAACCATCATGGTCTTCTCAAGTAGGTCAACAGCCATCACATTCCTTTCAGATAGGACAGCAGCCACCAATGTACTCGCAAGGTGCAGGACAACATTCATCATGGTCCTCTGAAATGGAAGGACAACATTCATCATGGTCCTCTGAAATGGGAGGACAGCAGTCTACATGGTCTTCTCGTGCTGAAGGACAACCGCCTTTATGGTCCTCTCAAATTGGAGGACAGCAACCATCCCCAGGTTCTCAAATGAGAATTGAACAGGCCTCTGGAATTACAAATATGGTCAGACATCAGCCAAATGAATCTCGTCAAATGTCGGGACAG TTTGATTCCATGGTGGGACAACAACCAAATGGACCCCAAGAAATGGCAGGACAAAGTTCACCAGAACCTATTGAATGGCAAGCCCGGCAGGCAGCAGTTTGA
- the LOC126661515 gene encoding zinc finger BED domain-containing protein RICESLEEPER 2-like — protein MADSGQHGVAATASDDPLYGLLDPLPFIREEQEQQPLGPGDNTSPHPNQQQEKDATETATATGNKPVDKKRKQIVVRSKVWDHFERIVDENSGKLLMAKCLYCARVYHSDTKLNGTSTLRAHSIACLKNPHSKDTRQALLTLQPVVKCEEGNEGQGQLGTWKFSQEAVRNAVAYMIIVDELPFRFVEGMGFKRLMNVACPRFNIPSRWTVNRDCYQMYLDEKLKLKTILKNQSQRVSITTDTWTSIQRVNYMCVTCHWIDNEWKLHKRILSLVPVCGHKGDYISKTLENCLLAWGLKNIFTVTMDNAGNNNTAIAAFKKKMISWGTDVSKCQYLHMRCIAHVINLVVSDGLKEMNASVKKIRDCIRYIRNSPSRLKQFNDLAHEAKLGTKKSLCLDVATRWNSTYLMLDTACLFKSVFDSYEEVNESFRNDMIENIPNILDWQTAKKFATCLSYFYITTLRISGSLYVTSNVHFLEICDLSIMLDEMIASEDVEIKHMGKKMREKFNKYWGDPLKINKLIFFSYVLDPTSKFNDLLFSLSNLFGQDHGKVVFENVKSELNALFDEYQNAYLSGVSGSGFQFSSSQPIEGLVSNQMPILTMPPPAKRHTSLMKAKFAEHNKGHAETGPRKSELETYLNEAPVESDEDFNILKWWKLNAGRFPILSRMARDILAVPISTVASESAFSTSGRVLDCFRSSLTPRIVEALVCTQDWLRAENIPLVIEECLDELEPFEQDLPK, from the exons ATGGCTGATTCTGGGCAACATGGGGTTGCTGCCACTGCTTCTGACGATCCCCTGTATGGCCTGCTTGATCCATTGCCATTCATTAGAGAGGAGCAGGAGCAGCAACCTCTTGGTCCTGGTGATAATACTTCACCTCATCCCAATCAGCAGCAGGAGAAGGATGCAACTGAGACTGCCACTGCCACTGGCAATAAGCCAGTGGATAAAAAGAGGAAGCAGATAGTGGTAAGATCTAAGGTTTGGGATCACTTTGAACGTATTGTTGATGAAAATTCTGGGAAATTGCTTATGGCTAAGTGTTTGTATTGTGCTAGAGTCTATCATTCTGACACTAAATTGAATGGAACTTCAACACTTAGAGCACATAGCATTGCATGTTTAAAAAACCCACACAGTAAAGACACTAGACAAGCCCTACTTACTTTGCAACCTGTTGTGAAATGTGAAGAGGGGAATGAGGGTCAGGGGCAGTTAGGAACCTGGAAATTTTCACAGGAAGCTGTTAGAAACGCTGTTGCTTACATGATAATAGTTGATGAACTCCCTTTTAGATTTGTAGAGGGAATGGGGTTTAAAAGATTGATGAATGTTGCATGCCCTAGGTTTAACATCCCATCTAGATGGACTGTTAATAGAGATTGTTACCAAATGTATTTAGATGAGAAGTTGAAGttgaaaacaattttaaaaaaccaaAGTCAAAGAGTCTCTATAACCACTGACACTTGGACTAGCATTCAAAGAGTCAATTACATGTGTGTCACATGTCATTGGATTGACAATGAGTGGAAGCTGCATAAGAGAATTCTGTCCCTTGTCCCTGTTTGTGGTCATAAAGGTGATTATATTAGTAAGACTTTGGAAAATTGTTTGCTTGCTTGGGGTTTGAAAAACATTTTCACTGTGACAATGGATAATGCTGGAAATAATAATACTGCAATTGCTGCTTTTAAGAAGAAAATGATTTCATGGGGCACTGATGTATCTAAATGTCAGTATTTGCATATGAGATGTATTGCACATGTAATTAATCTGGTGGTTTCTGATGGCTTAAAAGAAATGAATGCATCTGTTAAAAAGATTAGGGATTGCATTAGATATATTAGAAACAGTCCCTCTAGGCTTAAACAATTCAATGATCTTGCCCATGAGGCTAAACTTGGTACTAAAAAGTCTCTATGTCTTGATGTTGCCACTAGATGGAATTCCACATATTTGATGCTAGACACTGCTTGTTTGTTTAAGTCTGTGTTTGATTCTTATGAGGAGGTGAATGAATCTTTTAGGAATGACATGATTGAAAATATTCCTAATATTCTTGATTGGCAAACTGCAAAAAAATTTGCTACTTGTTTGTCTTACTTTTACATCACCACTCTTCGCATATCTGGCTCATTATATGTGACCTCAAACGTGCATTTTTTGGAGATATGTGATTTGTCAATTATGTTGGATGAAATGATTGCTAGTGAGGATGTAGAGATAAAACATATGGGTAAAAAAATGAGAGAAAAGTTCAATAAGTATTGGGGTGATCCCCTTAAGATAAACAAACTGATTTTCTTCTCTTATGTACTTGACCCAACTTCCAAGTTCAATGATTTGCTGTTTTCCCTTAGCAATTTGTTTGGCCAAGATCATGGTAAAGTTGTATTTGAAAATGTTAAATCTGAATTGAATGCCTTGTTTGATGAGTACCAAAATGCATACTTGTCTGGTGTTAGTGGGTCTGGCTTTCAATTTAGTTCTAGTCAGCCAATAGAGGGACTTGTTTCTAATCAAATGCCAATTCTGACTATGCCCCCACCTGCTAAGAGGCATACTTCTTTAATGAAAGCCAAATTTGCTGAGCATAATAAGGGGCATGCTGAAACTGGGCCAAGGAAATCTGAGCTGGAAACTTATTTGAATGAGGCCCCTGTTGAGAGTGATGAGGATTTTAATATCCTTAAGTGGTGGAAGCTTAATGCTGGAAGATTTCCAATCCTTTCGAGGATGGCTCGAGATATCCTTGCTGTCCCAATTTCTACAGTAGCCTCTGAATCTGCATTCAGCACTTCTGGCAGAGTGCTTGACTGTTTTAGGAGTTCATTAACTCCAAGAATTGTGGAAGCCTTAGTATGCACTCAGGACTGGCTCAGAGCTGAAAATATTCCTCTTGTCATTGAAGAATGTCTTGATGAGCTTGAGCCTTTTGAACAAG ATTTGCCAAAATGA
- the LOC126662237 gene encoding uncharacterized protein LOC126662237 → MKSLNYASVPPDSKSRAFCTLFIAASLICSAYFVGSSFLGKEYFQKWKVIDRVPSAIPSLCKDYCKPVGTEALPYGIVTRNSDFEMRPLWDSPLEDSKPKPSKSLLALAVGIKQKEVVDRIIQKFPLSDFVVMLFHYDGNVDKWRDFPWSDHVIHISAVNQTKWWFAKRFLHPDVVAEYDYVFLWDEDLGVENFNPKRYISIVREEGLEVSQPALDPTKSTIYHYITARQSRSKVHRRIYKFKGGGRCYGNNTAPPCVGWVEMMAPVFSRAAWRCTWHMIQNDLIHAWGLDFQLGYCAQGDRTKNVGVVDSEYIVHLGLLTLGVFNESQPNSHSITQGELPPNQKVDEPSESRLVDKRMQVRQQSHLEMEIFLDRWKNAADKDKCWVDPFRQSIN, encoded by the exons ATGAAGTCTCTCAACtat GCTTCTGTGCCACCGGATTCTAAGAGCAGAGCATTTTGCACTCTCTTCATCGCAGCTTCCTTGATTTGCAGTGCTTACTTCGTTGGCAGTTCTTTTCTTGGGAAGGAATATTTTCAA AAATGGAAAGTAATTGACAGAGTGCCGAGTGCAATACCAAGTCTCTGCAAG gaTTATTGCAAGCCTGTTGGAACTGAGGCACTGCCTTATGGAATTGTTACAAGAAATTCAGATTTTGAAATGCGGCCTCTATGGGACAGTCCTTTGGAAGAT AGCAAGCCAAAGCCTTCAAAGAGCCTGTTAGCACTTGCTGTTGGAATTAAACAAAAAGAAGTAGTGGACCGAATTATTCAGAAG TTTCCTTTAAGTGATTTTGTTGTGATGCTTTTTCATTATGATGGTAATGTGGATAAATGGAGGGATTTTCCATGGAGCGACCATGTAATTCACATCTCTGCAGTGAACCAAACTAAATG GTGGTTTGCAAAACGGTTCCTCCATCCTGACGTAGTTGCTGAATATGATTACGTGTTCCTTTGGGATGAAGACTTGGGAGTTGAGAATTTTAATCCAAAACG ATATATATCCATTGTTAGGGAAGAAGGGCTTGAAGTATCTCAGCCTGCACTTGATCCTACAAAGTCAACTATCTACCATTATATTACTGCACGTCAATCTAGATCAAAAGTACACAG AaggatttataaattcaaaggcGGTGGAAGGTGTTATGGCAACAACACTGCTCCTCCATGCGTAGG TTGGGTGGAAATGATGGCACCGGTTTTTTCAAGGGCAGCTTGGCGATGCACATGGCATATGATCCAG AATGACTTGATCCATGCCTGGGGTCTCGATTTTCAGCTCGGTTATTGTGCACAG GGCGACCGAACAAAAAATGTTGGTGTTGTTGATTCTGAGTACATAGTTCATCTCGGTCTTTTAACTCTCGGTGTTTTCAATGAAAGTCAG CCGAATTCTCATTCCATTACACAAGGGGAGCTTCCACCAAATCAGAAGGTTGAT GAACCATCGGAGTCTCGTTTAGTTGATAAAAGAATGCAG GTAAGACAACAATCCCATCTCGAAATGGAGATCTTCTTAGATCGGTGGAAAAATGCGGCAGACAAGGATAAATGTTGGGTTGATCCATTTCGGCAATCGATAAACTAG
- the LOC126660895 gene encoding protein FAR1-RELATED SEQUENCE 11, with protein sequence MRNMMSEEDGHLLMVYDDLSEQRSLSLDDTSSNEESPDETRLSLEFTNDAFPYMGQRFVSHDAGYEFYSEFAKRCGFSIRRHRTEGKDGVGKGLTRRYFVCHRAGNTPVKTSNEYKPQRNRKSSRCGCQAYMRISKTTELGTPEWRVTGFSNHHNHELLEQNQVRFLPAYRTISDTDKSRILMFAKTGISVQQMMRLMELEKCVEPGYLPFTEKDVRNLLQSFRKLDPEEESVDLLKTCRSIKQKDPNFKFEYTLDAYNKLENIAWSYASSIQSYEIFGDAVVFDTTHRLTAFDMPVGIWVGINNYGMPCFFGCALLHEETLSTLSWALKAFLGFMNGKAPQTILTDQNMCLKEAIAQVLPTTKHALCMWMIVGKFSSWFNALLGERYNEWKAEFHRLYNVESTEDFEIGWRDMVNSYGLQNNRHVFNLYASRTHWALSYLRSHFLGGMTAAGHSKAISAFIQRFLSTQTRLAHFVEQVAVTVDFKDRAAEQQTMQQNLQNLPLKTGAPMEAHAASVFTPYAFSKLQEQLVLAAHYASFQMEDCFFVRHHTKLDGGRKVYWVPREGIISCSCHHFEFSGILCRHALRVLSTANCFQIPDRYLPVRWRRISSSPAKLLQNSSNDHGERMQYLQNLVSTLINESAKSKERIDLATEQLSILLSRIREQPVPPNGASDFTSDII encoded by the exons ATGAGAAATATGATGTCTGAAGAGGATGGACATTTGCTCATGGTATATGATGATTTGTCAGAACAACGTTCTTTGTCTTTAGATGATACGAGTAGCAATGAGGAATCACCGGATGAGACCAGGCTATCACTAGAATTTACTAATGATGCATTTCCATACATGGGGCAGAGATTTGTTTCTCATGATGCGGGTTATGAATTCTATAGTGAATTTGCAAAGCGTTGTGGGTTCTCAATCCGTCGTCATCGTACAGAAGGAAAAGATGGGGTTGGCAAAGGACTGACTAGACGTTATTTTGTCTGCCACCGCGCTGGCAACACCCCCGTTAAAACCTCAAATGAATATAAACCTCAAAGGAATAGAAAATCCTCCCGGTGTGGGTGTCAAGCATATATGAGGATAAGTAAGACGACAGAGTTAGGGACACCGGAATGGCGTGTCACCGGTTTTTCAAACCACCATAATCATGAACTCTTAGAACAGAATCAGGTCCGTTTCCTTCCTGCATATCGAACCATATCAGATACAGACAAGAGCAGAATCCTCATGTTTGCGAAAACAGGAATTTCAGTGCAACAAATGATGAGGCTTATGGAGCTTGAAAAATGTGTGGAGCCGGGATATTTACCATTCACCGAGAAGGATGTCAGGAATTTACTTCAGTCCTTTAGGAAATTAGATCCAGAAGAGGAGAGCGTAGACTTATTAAAAACGTGCAGAAGCATAAAACAGAAGGACCCCAACTTTAAATTTGAATACACACTTGATGCATACAACAAGTTAGAGAATATAGCTTGGTCATATGCTTCATCGATCCAGTCGTATGAGATATTTGGTGATGCAGTGGTGTTTGATACAACACATCGCTTGACTGCATTTGACATGCCTGTTGGGATATGGGTGGGAATTAATAACTATGGCATGCCTTGTTTCTTTGGCTGCGCGCTTTTACATGAGGAAACTTTGAGTACATTATCATGGGCGTTGAAG GCATTCTTAGGGTTCATGAACGGGAAGGCTCCGCAAACAATTTTAACGGACCAAAATATGTGCCTCAAAGAAGCAATAGCACAGGTGTTGCCAACAACAAAACACGCACTTTGTATGTGGATGATTGTGGGAAAGTTTTCATCTTGGTTTAATGCTCTTCTCGGAGAACGCTATAATGAGTGGAAGGCAGAGTTCCACCGATTATATAACGTGGAGTCAACTGAGGATTTTGAAATTGGTTGGAGGGACATGGTAAATTCTTATGGGTTGCAGAATAACAGGCACGTTTTTAACTTGTATGCCTCACGCACTCATTGGGCATTATCGTATTTGAGAAGCCATTTTCTTGGAGGAATGACTGCAGCTGGGCATTCAAAAGCAATTTCTGCTTTCATCCAACGGTTTCTAAGTACACAAACACGGCTTGCACACTTTGTGGAACAA GTTGCTGTTACCGTGGATTTTAAAGATCGAGCTGCTGAACAGCAAACAATGCAGCAGAATCTCCAGAACTTGCCCCTGAAAACTGGGGCGCCTATGGAAGCCCATGCTGCTTCAGTCTTTACGCCATATGCGTTTTCTAAGCTCCAAGAACAACTTGTTTTGGCTGCTCATTATGCATCGTTCCAGATGGAAGATTGCTTTTTCGTGAGACACCATACAAAACTCGATGGAGGTCGAAAAGTATATTGGGTTCCTAGGGAAGGCATCATTAGTTGCAGTTGTCATCATTTTGAGTTCTCAGGAATTCTCTGTCGACATGCTCTTCGAGTTCTTTCCACTGCAAATTGTTTTCAGATCCCCGACAGGTATCTCCCAGTTCGATGGCGTCGGATCAGCTCATCCCCCGCAAAGCTGCTTCAAAATTCTTCCAATGATCACGGAGAAAGAATGCAGTATTTGCAGAATTTGGTATCAACTCTTATAAATGAATCCGCAAAGTCAAAAGAAAGAATCGACTTAGCCACTGAACAACTTTCCATCCTTTTATCCCGTATCAGGGAGCAGCCAGTCCCGCCAAATGGTGCAAGTGATTTCACGTCCGACATCATTTGA
- the LOC126659682 gene encoding uncharacterized protein LOC126659682 yields MHPPLTLHRHPMCAEIIEVFQKCHSDHPIGKFFGKCTDLKVKLDRCFREEKAVKRKANFEQSKKLKERLQILRKEAAERSAEEKNFMST; encoded by the exons ATGCATCCTCCGTTGACATTGCATAGGCACCCGATGTGTGCCGAA ATTATTGAGGTGTTCCAGAAGTGTCATTCCGACCATCCTATCGGAAAGTTTTTCGGGAAATGTACCGATCTCAAAGTAAAGCTCGATCGGTGTTTTCGGGAAGAG AAAGCTGTGAAGCGGAAGGCGAATTTTGAACAGAGTAAGAAACTCAAAGAAAGGCTTCAGATACTAAGGAAGGAAGCTGCTGAAAGAAGCGCAGAAGAGAAGAATTTCATGTCAACTTAA